The genomic window TACTGCACCAAGATAGGACACATCAAGGCTAATGCTAGTGAAGTTCGAGCCATCCTGGCTTATGGGAAGGTCCTCTTTACCACCCATAGTGATTTCAAAATTCGTGTGTGGGATGTGTCCATTACAGAAGGTTTTCATCCGAAGAAGATCACTACCTTACCTCAAAGAAGCCCATTCTtcttattttcaagaaagaatAGCCATCAACACAAGGACTACATCACTTGCCTAGCTTACAACCATGTCGAAAAGCTTCTATATACAGGTTCATGGGACAGGACTGTTAAAGCTTGGAAGGTCTCAGAAAACCAATGTGTCGATTCATTCTTAGCTCACAAAGGTCATGTTAATGCAATTGTCATCAACCAACAAGATGGATGTGTTTTCAGTTGCTCCTCTGATGGCACAGTGAAAATATGGAGAAGGGTTTATGGAGAAGGCTCACATATGCTCACCACAACACTCAAATTCCAACCTTCACCAGTTAATGCATTGGCATTGAGTTCATCATCAAACACTTGCTTCCTCTATTCTGGCTCATCAGATGGGCTTATAAACTTCTGGGAGAAGGAGAGAATGTCAGGCAGATTTAACAATAGAGGATTTTTACAGGGTCATCATTTTGCAGTTCTTTGCTTAGAGGCTGTAATGGAATTACTCCTCATTGGCTCAGAGGACACAACCATAAAGATATGGAGACGAGACGAAAACCATTTTCACTCATGCCTTGTGGTCATTGACAGACATCAAGGGCCAGTGAGATGCTTGGCTGCTGCTTTAGAAATGGAGAGTATCGTAATGTGGTTGTTGGTTTATAGTGTAAGTTCAGATCAAACTCTCAAGGTATGGCGAGTCAAGTTCCCCACTGAGAAGAACTTGCAGGATTCAGAAGTGAACGAGCAGTTGACAGAAAACATCGAGTTCAAGATAAGTCCAGTTTTATCACCTTCATGGGTAGAGAAGAAACTTCAAGGCAACCATTTTTAGCAGAAAAGGGAAGAGGAGATATAAGAGAGAATTGATACTATGTAAGCTTTGATTTAACATAGTTGTTTGTTTAGAAAATAGAATTGTATTCATGATTTCAACATGGTAAGAATGGCAAGGTGAGGGACTCTAGCGTCTCACCCTTTTGGGcaagaaaaattcatttttttgcCTGAGTAGTCTCAACAAAGCCTTAATCTCAACTAGTGGAGGTCACCACAAAGCTTTGTACCAAGTACATGAACCATTTCTTGTCCTACTGCTTAAGCCCTAATGGATCAACTTTGATGAAACTCAACGGGTTTTCAATGCTATGGACTGCCTCACCTGGATTAATACCACCCTCTTTAGTTTCTAACCTCAACATATTTGCAACCTGGAAAACCCTTCCTCACCAAATCATTTAATCATCagtgttaataatattttttttgataggctcATCAGTGTTAATAATATAATCCTCTCAACCTGACCAGACCCACCCAGTTTTCATTAAGTAGTACTAAATCATTGGCGAATTGTAGGATTCACTCAACTAACTGAACTGATTATCAAAGGGAGCAATCAAGAAGCGAATTGTCCAGATTATTAATGGGCACATTTATGAACCAACAACAAGTTTACTGATTACTGGTCCCCCTATGAACTGGCCTCTGAAACTGGCACTCCTACATATTGAATCAGTTTTGTGAGTCACTGATACCAACCCTCTCCATCGCCACTCTTTCAGCAACCATTTATCAAAGGGGGTACAAAAGGCTAAATTTGTGTGGCTGTGATTGCACGTAAACAACTAGAGTGAGCCAACTCGAGTTCAGTTTTGTCCAATAGGAACATAATAACTCAATGTCTTCTAAATCCTCTGCTAATAACACCATATCAACAACAATGAAAGTGCACATACTATTAATGTCCAACTTTGAGCCAGAAAATAAGCATCAAACAAGCAAACACAACCAATAGTATCACACCACAAGGCCTCAGCTGTACTTTAGTCCAGAAATTTGGCTGTAGGCTAGCAGGTTCGCACTCCACAAATTCTGGGATCAGGGGTCTCTTCAAGGACACCCTCATACCCATCCAAGGGAAGCCTGACTTGCAGGTACTATTATGACTAGTGAAAACCACATTTATTACGATGAGGCATAGATAGGTAAACTGCAAGTAGACTTGAATTCTAGTCACTCTTTTCCTCCCCAAACTAAGCTTAAATTACGGTCACTCTTCTCTGTTCTTGATATAAAGCTAGGACAGGGACATATAACCAATAGAAAAGGACTGCTTTGGATTGAACACTATTAAATGAACTTTACAAAAGTTGCTTGGCAACCCAgtaatgaaagaagaaaaaaaaaaaaaaaaagaatatattttagcACTCACTGAGTACAAATGGTACAAATgatggaaaattaaaaaaacagcAGCAAAACCGAACTCTACTTGAACATAACTAAAATTATGACTGAAGTTATACTTGGCTTATCCATTTATTCAATTttctacaaataaaaaaaaaggggggggtaATGAATGCAAACCGGTGAATCTTCAATACCAAAACTCAATCAACTTGCATGTTTTCGGGAAATGGAATTGAAGCACAACAATGATAGTATCCGTTTTCATCAAACACAAACCTCTGTGAAAGATGAGCCTCACGGATAATATAGTCTCCCCACTCCTCAGATCCATATTGCTTGAAAATGCCACGTGCATCAAAGGAATCAGATTTTCTTGTCTTCTTCTTCCTGAATAAGTACAGTTTTGTATAATTAGTTACACCAGTGGTAAAGAGAAACCAGATGCAACAAGTAGACAGACAGCACATGGGGAAAAAGTAATACGATAAAGAACCACAGAAGAAACAGGAAAGAGAATTACACCTTTTCCTGTGCCTCGCATTCATGACAGTGGCATGCAACTGCATTTCAAGGAAACAACAAAGCCTCAGTATTGGTATTTGTGACACCAAACTGAAGATCTATCCACAAAAGAAGTAAAATGAAGCAGAAGGCAAAACCACAGCAAGACTTGAGTGATCTGGTAGTAAACAGGCTTGCAGAGGTGCAATTTAAGTGGTAGACACCCTTGGAGTAATATGCTTGATACAAAACTTTTATCACAAGAGATTGAATAGTTTTGACATACAATGCAGGTAATGAATCATTTCTAAAGATACAGGGAGGTTAAAGTCATAATTTATTTCCAATCTGCCTCCAACAGAAAGctaaaaatttctttctttcatgCTTTCTTTGAAGGCATAAAATGGGCTTATAGTTGGCCATGCTATACAATCCCTAACCAAAAGTACAATTTTGATGCTACACCCAAATATACAATAATCACAACTGAACCACAGAATCAGTGTTTCAAAACCAATTAGTCCCACACAAAGTACAAACAGCTATTTAATATATGTAGAAAAGATGGTTGAGAGTAGGATACACAAGAATATTATTTCCAATCAAGCAATCCTTTCACTACATATGTAACAGTTTAGAGAGGTGCCTTAAAACCTGAAATCACCTATTGGGTTGACCAGGTCAAATTAGATAAGCCTGGTTAAATAAAGAATCTTATAAAATCTTTGTTTTCTGAGTAAGGCCATATTGGAATAAAtagttcaaatttttattaaaaagtctTCCATTTGTTCTTTTCTAAATATTTCCAGGATCATAGATCATCCAGTTAGGCCAGTTCACTGATGCATTCAGACCTTGATCTCCATCagtttttttcccccttttattttattttattttgtcctGGCAGGCAAACAGAGAAATATTTATGAAAGGCACCAATCAAAAAGAGGGAGTGTGACATAGGTACATTGGTAGCACATAAAGCAcacccaaaaggaaaaaaaaaaagaagaaaaaaggcaaTTTAGTAACCTAAGACTCTCCCTAAACTATGACCCACAACAATGATGGTTCAATAAAAGTCTGAGGTTCAAATTAAAAGGCAAACCAGATGAGCATCTTAAGATGCACTAACTTTAAATGATATAGAAAGAACCTATTATAACATGAACTGCAAGGAAAAAGATCAGACTTTGAAATTCAGGGTATGGACCTAAATGCAAAAAATGTAAAGCTTGAATTGAAAagagaatgagaataaaaatgtGCAAACCAtaaacaaattgaaattttagacCACCTAAGGTAAGATCAACACTATAGACCAAGTCATGAAGCaagaaattaaagaacaaaaaagtaactattcaggaaaaaaaattgcacCACAAAACTTCATAGAGACTCTTAAGAGCAAACAAGGAGTGTTATAATAAGCAAGATGTTAACAACTCCAAAAACAGCATTACGATGCCATCAAAACAAAGTGAAACATTATAATATAGGAGGACTAATTAATAAGAAATGGATATAATCAAAAAGCATATGTTATACCTTCAACTTTTGTCCTCTGTCTTTATCAAGAACAAGACCAGCTTCAACATATGCATCGATAATGACTTCTAAGAAAGCTAAAGAAATTCTGAAGTATAAATAAGAATAAGACATACAACCTAGTTTTATGATACAGATGCAGCATCTCTCTTTTTCCTAGAGCAGGAGAAGTCAAAGAAATAACTAGATGCTAAGTAATATAGGATACGACAGGCAAGTAAAAGTCGGTCCTCACTGCCAATTTCCACAACAGGAGCATAGAGAACACGGGCTTTGGACAGAGAACCTCTCATACAATCCTGCAAGGACATAAAGGATATTGTCCTTAATAGTTATCATGCATGTGGTAATTAGTCAATaaacaaaatgataaatatCCTAGAGAAATAGGAGTCCATGCACATGCAAAATGATGAAAAAGCCCTCATCCAAAACTAAATAACATAACCCATGATATTACATGAAAAGTGATAGGGTATACATTGATCCAGCTACCCATGTTATGCTATTCCAACCATGAAAACTAATCACAGCACAGAAAAGAACCAGATTAATGTCAAGGTCTAAAGTTCCTAAGATTCTAACTGGACTACTGTACATCTTCTTGTATTCAAGTACAGATCTTCTAAGCAGtgctttaacttaaaaaatatcttaCCAGCCCCTTCAGCCTTATAGAGACAGGCCGATCATCCAGGGCCTCCATTACTTTTGAGGAGATATTCTGGACAGAACCATAACAAAATTTAGCATCAAGCAGCAACAATCTCACCCACTACCATTTGATGTATTGAAAATTTACCTGCAAAACCTTTGCAGCTGCATCAACTCTCTCCTTGTTCCACAGCTTCAGCATGAGTACAGTTAGGTGAAACGTTTTTGGTTTAATAAATATGGATTTTTCAATTCCCAATTCTGTTGAGTGAAAAATACTTAGGTCAGCTTtggtttgttttcatttttgttttttattttcaaaagaggagaaaaaagaagaaagagaagctCAAAACAAATACAAACAAGTGAATTTCAATGTTCATAGGAGGATcacttatgaaaaaaataataatgattactCACGATAATGTATCCAACTAAAATAACTAAGTAAACTGACCACCAAATGACTTATAAGTAGCAAATGGAATTCAGCatccagaagaaaaaaaaaacctaataaaaGAATTAATCCTGATAATGTACCCAACTACAAGAACTAGGTAAACTCACAAACAAACAACTGTGAGGAAAAACACTAGCAATGAGCCACCATCACACCTTGTCGTACTATGCCCCAAACCCCTgctcctccccccccccccccccccccccaacacAAAACGTCTTTAAGCCATTGCATCCCACATAAATTATAATAACTTTACCAAATGAAACAGAAATTTAGCAGTGGTCCATCACTTGGCAGACAGCTGCTCCACAATATTAAATTGtaaatttccttaaaaccaaaGAATATAATTGCTTTCATACCAGAAGGGGCTGAAGGCTTCGATGTTTTAGGTGGGTAACTTCTAAGAGATATGTTAGTTATGTCCACTTTAACATGTTTGCTATCATCTTCAACTTTAAGTTCAACTGCAACATCAAGTTGTCTGTCTAATTGTTGGTCTTCATCATCTGAAGTCTCTTCATTTGATTCACTATCCAGATTCTCATCTTTGCATGGATTTCCCAGTATGGAGTTCTGAAAACTGACAAGCTTATCAACCAGTTCAGGGTATATAGCCAATGGAAGTGATATGAAGTGAGAGTAGTCAAGATTTGGGCTTTTAACCACCTGTAATGGAAAACGtatatttgtaaattatatGCTTAACAGTGCATGTTATGTAGAAAACAAGAGATCTATCCTAAAAGGGAGAATTTCAACAAGGACCACATATAGAAGTAAATAAGAATAAGCtctaaaatacacaaaataaaaatgacaacaCATACGTCAAACCCAAGTGCATGACATGAATATTCAAGAagccaaagaaaaaaaggggggaaagaaaggaaacaaaTCTGCATGAGAGAAAGAACAAAAGGAATATTTGCTATTCTATGCCAAACTAGGCTTCATTTCCACACATTTCATGTGACATTTTTCCTTGATAAGCAATAGTTAAGGCATTTAATGCCACCATAGAGTTCCTCTTTGATATTGCTTCACATTCTCTGTATGACAGAAATCATAATCCACTGAGCATCAAATAATGAAAGCTTGAAAGTGGAAAATAGCTTTCCCATTTGAATCAGGATTTTTGTGCAATGATGTAGTTTGTTTATACAAGCTTATAAAACAATGTGTTCATTTACACAAACCAcaaggaatttttaaaatttgcattGATCAATAACTGACCTCGTCAATTATAACCTGTATTTTCTCTGAGGCTCTATTTATACCTTCAATAGAATCGCCTTCAATgactgcaaaaaaaaaaaaaatgaccttAAGAAAGTTACTCCAACTTTGAACATTAAACCCATCAACCTTTAGATAGCAGATCAAAAATTTTAGTTGAATGTAGAAAGCCATATACAGCCAAGAACATGAAATATAAAGCATGCAGGCAGAATCAGACACACACTCCATAACTGGATGTCTCGTGCAAGGCCTCAAAGAGTAATGATTGTTTCAGCTTGCAGGATAACTCTTCAATGCTCAAATATAGTTCATTACATGTATTTTATAAAGTGAGGATAAATCTCAAATTAGATGagcatttacttatttatacacatctttttttactctttttagtCTTTAAATAATGCAGAACAATGAAGTAAGGAATGTGTATTAAAAATTTTGCAGactatttatgttttttcttatatGCATGAAGATATATTAAGAATGATAATGAGGAGCAAactgtgagtgtttagctaggttggcaattccggacaaaattcctaagtgtctcTTAACTCGATTTTTCCAATCCTTCTACGGACTACTTGGCTAATGGAGATCAATTTGTTGAATTTGCCAAAAGACCAAGGTTTGTAGTTGAGGTTGGAGTTGGATGGATTTGAATCAACCATTGTATTTAAATgttgttttttacttaaaatattttttaaggagtTAGGAAGGTTTaggaagcattttttttttttttttactaagtgTTCAAAATGCCCTGTTCCAGGATCGATTTAGCTTTAGGTCGGATCGATCCAACTTACACTTTTTTTATGAAATCTCATCTATTAGATCAAGGGCTTccttcatttaaaaacccaaaacttGTTTCCTGTGTTGTAAAGAGAGACACAATAGTAGCCATCCCCTTTGGTTATCCTCTCATTTCCTATTTTGgggtgtttggttgccaagaaaatccaactttcctattattttccaaactgttttcaatggattttcttgagaaaaaaatgggttgattccttatttcattcatctctcaatttctaatctatttgggtttgggtaaaaactcaatttcttcttgtgtggattcaagaagaggtcaagattgagcttggtgtggactccaagtgtgctccagaagaagaaggtgagaagctgaaagtggaaggtactagtcaagtggtccaGGAAGGATTGGTAGACTTGaactaggtaaaaccttgtattcagtTTCTCTTCTTCATAGTGGACGTTTTCGATTGGTTGTAGGCCCatgattttttatctcttcgaaggttttccacgttaaaatttggtgtcattgtctctttctctcattctctactctttgatttattttcagtttttgatATCATTGGTTACTTGGGCATATATGtcgaatgaaagaaaaatgagttgAAATAGGTGTGATTATTCATTGGATATcttgaataatttttctattcattttggTTAATGATATCTTGTAGTAAATGGAAATGAGTTTAAGGAGAGAATTgtcttatgaattaattttgaggagtcttgaagcatttgcatgtgaattgcatttataaattgttagGAGAGTGTTGTTGCATTCATACTTGCTTGTGAATTTTatgctttgttgaaaagttgttggaagaTAAGTGTATGGACATTGAGAAATTGTAAGGTTGGGTAATTTTTGTTgggagattttttaaaattgttcaacaacacctattcaccccctccccccccaccccctctaggtgtagtccattattgagattcacctttcaCAAACCATTGTTCACAATAAGTACACAGAAAAGAATACAGCAAACAAAAAGGGCACTAAGCAAGTGCTCAAGAAAGGGGGCCCACCTAGGTATACAGGACGTGAACAAGGAGCAACTGGAACCCAAacaggaaatttttttttttaaaaatgcacACCACTCCTCAATAGAGAGTTTAAACCAACCTATTTGTAATAATAACCTAACAGAGAGAGGCTCCCTTCCCATCAACCACTCAAACAGAATTTCATAAAGAAATCTTCCAGCTTCAGAAGCTACCCCTTCAAAATCCTTTGACTCTGCTCTTTCCACAAACTCTTAAGATACTCAAAGGGCTCCCTTTCCATGCTTTGGATATTAATAGGTTTAGCTTGATTTTGTATTGAAGTGACTAAGATAGTGACCCTGAAACCAAAGCCCTAGGCCACTGTTATAGGCAGTTGTTATAAATGTTTCCCTAGATCAGGCAGACAGCAATGAGAGGGAATGGAAGAAAGGTAACAAACCTAGGACaggatttagaaaataaataaataaaaacaaaatcccCTAAGACTTTGAAAAAAGTATAGAACCTAGGCTACATCAATTGAACAAGATTGAAGTTTTAAACCAACAATTCAAATAGAATCCACATACAAGGTAAATATTACTTATCAAAGCACCAAACAACATACCAATAGAATCCTCCTTCTTTGATGATGGAAATATAATTGTAACTCCCATCTCCTCTTCAATGTTTTTCTGTGTAGAACCTCTGATGGGTAAAGTTAAAATATAAGTACATaaccataaatttttattctaaaagagATCACTTGCAGAATGTCGTACCCTTTTCCTTTGATGAATCGCATTAAGGAAGCACCTACCTgcatagaaaacataaaaagtgaggaaatagatttttttttttaggaacaaaaaaaaaaaaaaaggcaacaaAGGCAGAGTGATCAGTAAGGTTGCAAGAAATAGGGATGACAAAGGTATCCAGATAGAGAAGAGGAGCGTTATAGTCAACAGAACAGTAAAGGAGGGTAACTTAAAGGGCTAAGTAGTAAACTGGAAGATGCATCCTATTTGATACCAGATCTACCCTAACTCATATACTACAGATTCACTAATGTTGCATATATAAGATTTCAATTATGGCAACAGCATTAACTCATACATTGATAACTTGTAACAGGAAAGGCTATCCAACTTTTCAGAATAAAAGAATGAGTGATAACTCATAACTAGTGATTCTGCATAAGTCAAATACAGAAATAGGAGAAAAAAGACAGAATACAATCATAGCTTGCAAAAGGTATCACTCCTCAGAGCACATCTTGAAAAGCCCTCCTGtttgataaaacaaaataaagtgcACATGAAATGATACGCTCATTTTGGTGCAATGATTAACTATCATCAGCAAGCATGATtcagaaaaaagaaatgcaTTGCAAGGCCCGATATTGTAGTTGAATACCTATGCAATAATTAGCAGAAATTAGCTCATGACTATCATGCAAATGAGACCCGATAAACAGAACTATTCATGAACAGGATAAAATTCACAGGATTCAATGAGCAAATCTTACCTCAACTGAAATTGAATGCTTTAAATCAGAAAGTATCGGTTCTTCTTCTATAGctttattttcatctttatcCTGCAAGGCCCTGGAACTAGTAACTGAGTCAGCTATTTCATTTACAGCTTCAGCATCCTCATTGACACATTGAACATTTGAAACACAGCTGGATGTGTTGTAGTGCACTTCTTGACTTTGACTTCCTTCTTCTAACTTGTCAACAAGAACTTCATGCTGACTTTCACATTCAACCTTCACATCCTTCTCAAAGCACTCTGCAAATTGAAGACAAACTAATTGTGGGCAAGGCTGGATTTTTAATTAGATGAACACAATATTCAATTAGTTGGATTACAGTCTATCAGAACTATCAACCCCATGATGAGAGAAGATCaactgaaaatttaaaaaacataatacaaTTGCAGAAAAAGAGAACTACATATACTGCTCTGCATCTAAACCTATTAAACAAGAATTAAAATTCCCAATTGGAACACAGAAATATTTAAAGACATCCATGAGTTGATTAAGACAAGGTCATGAAGGTTTCTAGTTTCATTACTGGAAAAGCTATAAACGAAGATGAACTTTTGGTTCATCAAAAGCAGCAAATATTCTTCCCACTTTTGCTTGAGTTGCATAAGACAAATCCGAAGattaagaaacaaaagaaatacaatGTCCTGAAGGTGTCAGATAACTAATCAAGTATTCTTAACCACAGTTGCTAGGTTATACCTAGTTGATGCTATTCTAATATGCATATGCATGTACCTTTgctttgaaagaaaataaagaagaagagaaagaataAGTAATAACTAATAAGGTAATGGTATTGCAAATACAAAGGAAATCAACCTTCATAGGAACTTGCTTGTGTACATACAGGCCTCCATACCCGATTAACAGTTCTTCGCTTTTTATTCTGATCAATAGCACCTTGCATGCCTTTTGCCCCACTCATTTTCCTGTTATATCTCAAACCATGATAGTGACAGTGTCCCTGCGGTGTCGGGTGTCTCAAAGATTAAGCAAACACCCAACTTGAACAAGCTTCAAAGCAGCAATAATAAGTTCACATTCATTCAAATACAgtgaaattttcaataaatcatttcGAGGTTCAAAACATTTCTGAGCATTAAAAGAATCCATAAAaccataatataaatatttaaaacactTGTTCAAAGAGAAGGATAGGGAGGACTTCTTCTGTGTTTCTAAGATTCTCAAAATTCTTTATTTCACCAAACAACAGATATTTCTCAACAATTCTTAACCCAATACAGTTACTTCAATGGAGTTcacaatgaattaaaaaataaaaataaaaataaatttgtatgaAATATATACAAACTCAGAATCATTTTTCACTAGGAACTCAGACACTAAAGCAAAACAATGTAAAAGCTCCAAACCTGAAGAAAGTAATCTACAGCACTCGAAAATTTCCCAACACGATCGACTCTGCAGAGGCAATTGCAGAACGTAATTGAAACCATTTTCTTCCCAAATAAAAAcgataaaaacagaaaattttcaGGTTTCGCAGCTTGAACTGAAATGGTTCAGCAGGAAACTTCCACTACAAAGCCAAATGTTATCACATTTGAGAATCAGTAGAAACATGGGGCTGAGCAAAAGTGAAATTTCTAAAGCTTTCAGGGTCGGAATTTGGGGAAATTCAGGACgattaataaattgaaattgatgaaaCCAAAAACCTAGTACGAGAAGAGAGATATTTAATTGATGAAGAAGTGGGGTTTGAAGTAGGGTACCTGAAGAGAGACCTGCAAGCAATCATTCGTGTCTCTGCTGCTTCTCCTTCAGGCTTTTGGGTCCAATCTCTGCTCTACAGTATCGCCTTCAACGGATTGCcgctgaaaaaataaaaacaaaatataataagaaatttatcgcacaaaatatgttaattgaatgatatttttagaaaattaattatttaaaaaaaaataaaaaataaaaaataaaaggtatttatatgtttaaagaaaaaaatttttatcaaatgatattaaaaaaattaaaattaattaaaattgtatatatttcaaattatttaatctttatttcaaataattaaaataaactaaatatatatatatatatatatataatttattaacttaacaattaaaataaataatatatatatatatatatatatatatataatttattaactttaaatccatattttattttctccacTTTTTCCATTCatccactttttctttttatttttcatctcaaCATTTTTCCTCATGTTAAATATAATCGACTAATATTTTGACATGAGAAATAGGCATTgatattaaataagaaataatattgcatatcatatttattaaattagattGTTTAGACAGAAATTTTGGTATTTAGAAAAgtatgaacaaaaaaattatggggaaaaaatagaatattataatgtttaattttaGATGGAAAAATAATTcgaataaaaattcatattaaaattaataattcatgGGGTATAATTTTGtggtaatattattttataaaaaaaatattttccactTCATTTACCTTGATCTTCACAATTTAAAAGAcgataacaaaattattttttgaatttcgaTGACAATTAAggattataaattatttattttcaaatgaacTTGTTGAATAACGAAAATGAAGGAtagataatgaaaatattttttttgttttgaaagttaATGGAGGACATAAAATAACTTTGTTCCGAGGCAAAA from Vitis vinifera cultivar Pinot Noir 40024 chromosome 9, ASM3070453v1 includes these protein-coding regions:
- the LOC100244541 gene encoding protein JINGUBANG — its product is MEEERNGVWLPSRACFTAHQNVYEPEPNSQFASARASSASVMSIPLCTTSAETPWTLSPIHMSSPNSLLYQCLASLHRHEGDIFAIAVSGDVIFTGSETCRIHAWEQPYCTKIGHIKANASEVRAILAYGKVLFTTHSDFKIRVWDVSITEGFHPKKITTLPQRSPFFLFSRKNSHQHKDYITCLAYNHVEKLLYTGSWDRTVKAWKVSENQCVDSFLAHKGHVNAIVINQQDGCVFSCSSDGTVKIWRRVYGEGSHMLTTTLKFQPSPVNALALSSSSNTCFLYSGSSDGLINFWEKERMSGRFNNRGFLQGHHFAVLCLEAVMELLLIGSEDTTIKIWRRDENHFHSCLVVIDRHQGPVRCLAAALEMESIVMWLLVYSVSSDQTLKVWRVKFPTEKNLQDSEVNEQLTENIEFKISPVLSPSWVEKKLQGNHF
- the LOC100266864 gene encoding uncharacterized protein LOC100266864 isoform X1; the protein is MIACRSLFRVDRVGKFSSAVDYFLQGHCHYHGLRYNRKMSGAKGMQGAIDQNKKRRTVNRVWRPVCTQASSYEECFEKDVKVECESQHEVLVDKLEEGSQSQEVHYNTSSCVSNVQCVNEDAEAVNEIADSVTSSRALQDKDENKAIEEEPILSDLKHSISVEVGASLMRFIKGKGGSTQKNIEEEMGVTIIFPSSKKEDSIVIEGDSIEGINRASEKIQVIIDEVVKSPNLDYSHFISLPLAIYPELVDKLVSFQNSILGNPCKDENLDSESNEETSDDEDQQLDRQLDVAVELKVEDDSKHVKVDITNISLRSYPPKTSKPSAPSELGIEKSIFIKPKTFHLTVLMLKLWNKERVDAAAKVLQNISSKVMEALDDRPVSIRLKGLDCMRGSLSKARVLYAPVVEIGSEDRLLLACQVIIDAYVEAGLVLDKDRGQKLKLHATVMNARHRKRKKKTRKSDSFDARGIFKQYGSEEWGDYIIREAHLSQRFVFDENGYYHCCASIPFPENMQVD
- the LOC100266864 gene encoding uncharacterized protein LOC100266864 isoform X2, producing the protein MSGAKGMQGAIDQNKKRRTVNRVWRPVCTQASSYEECFEKDVKVECESQHEVLVDKLEEGSQSQEVHYNTSSCVSNVQCVNEDAEAVNEIADSVTSSRALQDKDENKAIEEEPILSDLKHSISVEVGASLMRFIKGKGGSTQKNIEEEMGVTIIFPSSKKEDSIVIEGDSIEGINRASEKIQVIIDEVVKSPNLDYSHFISLPLAIYPELVDKLVSFQNSILGNPCKDENLDSESNEETSDDEDQQLDRQLDVAVELKVEDDSKHVKVDITNISLRSYPPKTSKPSAPSELGIEKSIFIKPKTFHLTVLMLKLWNKERVDAAAKVLQNISSKVMEALDDRPVSIRLKGLDCMRGSLSKARVLYAPVVEIGSEDRLLLACQVIIDAYVEAGLVLDKDRGQKLKLHATVMNARHRKRKKKTRKSDSFDARGIFKQYGSEEWGDYIIREAHLSQRFVFDENGYYHCCASIPFPENMQVD